Sequence from the Tolypothrix sp. NIES-4075 genome:
CTATGCAGAGTACCCAGCAATTTGGGAACAACGCAAATATGTTGTACAGGGTGTGTTCGCCGCTTTGATTGTTACCACTCTAGTTTTGGTTGGCTTGAGCGTTAGTTAAGGTTTTTTGATTTTGGTATCGGTATCTCATTGACATA
This genomic interval carries:
- the psb34 gene encoding photosystem II assembly protein Psb34 — its product is MYTTINEDGVLNNYATEPQMYYAEYPAIWEQRKYVVQGVFAALIVTTLVLVGLSVS